The Edaphobacter sp. 12200R-103 genome contains a region encoding:
- a CDS encoding efflux RND transporter permease subunit: MWIVKVALNRPYTFIVLALLILIAAPVAILRTPTDIFPNINIPVISVGWQYTGLNPEEMEGRLTTPYEKALTSLVDNIQHIESTTYNGVAVVKIFLQPGASLDTANAQVTAASQYMLRQLPPGTLPPEIINFSASSVPILQIGVSGQGLSESQLNDYAANFIRPQLVTVPGTVIPLPYGGKQRQVNIAMDPAAMQSKGVAPADLLNAVGQQNVVTPSGTIKIGQTEYDVRTNGTPRTVEELSRIPVKQVNGTTIYLRDVASVSDGFQVQTNVVRQDGRRGVLISILKNGNASTLDVVKGVRDVLPHAAATVPPELKMTLLSDQSIFVRGAVEGVIREAVIAAVLTAIMILVFLGSWRSTLIIAVSIPLSILTSVIVLSLMGETINTMTLGGLALAVGILVDDATVTIENIERFLEEGFPLREAILEGAAQISVPALVSTLCICIVFLPMFFLGGVARYLFVPLAEAVVFAMLASYVLSRTLVPTLAMFLLREHSHVMPGNGFFARFQRAFEYGFERIRSGYHGLLARLVAKRRAFVPAFLLACLAAFLLVPFMGEDFFPDTDSGQFILHVRGTPGLRIEETARLFDLVEDEIRREIPADEIDNILDNIGLPYSPMNTQHLTNGTIGASDGDVMVTLKEHHHPTERYIRVLRDTLPRKFPNATFYMLPADITTQILNFGLPAPIDVQLEGNDVEASKEQADKILAQLRTVPGLTDLRIQQPFNYPTLDLNVDRTKAAQGGYTERDVATSVLNTLSGSFQVTPMFFLNWRNHINYFIVAQTPQYKMSSIQDLSNIPINRTTAGPPGSSTAPAILANLATVKRGHEMSVINQVNLRRVVDIYGNVQGRDLGAVSRDIQKILDKNRKDLPRGTFITLKGQVETMRASYIGLIGGLFFSIVLVYLLIVVNFQSWTDPFIIITALPAALAGIILFLFLTGTTLSVPALMGAIMCMGVATANSILVISFAKTQLEEHDNAIRAAIEAGTTRFRPVIMTALAMIIGMVPMALGMGDGGEQNAPLGRAVIGGLLCATVATLVFVPSVFALIHGSEGRRRSRERKRLVKEHA, encoded by the coding sequence ATGTGGATTGTTAAAGTTGCGCTGAATCGGCCGTATACGTTCATAGTCCTCGCGCTATTGATCCTCATTGCTGCGCCTGTGGCCATTCTGCGGACGCCGACGGATATCTTTCCCAATATCAATATCCCGGTCATCTCGGTGGGCTGGCAGTATACGGGGTTGAATCCGGAGGAGATGGAGGGGCGCCTCACCACCCCGTACGAGAAGGCGCTGACCAGCCTTGTCGACAATATTCAGCACATCGAATCGACGACCTATAACGGGGTCGCGGTGGTCAAGATCTTCCTGCAGCCGGGCGCTTCGCTGGATACGGCGAACGCACAGGTGACGGCTGCTTCGCAGTACATGCTGCGGCAACTGCCTCCGGGAACACTGCCACCGGAGATTATCAACTTCTCGGCTTCGAGTGTGCCGATTCTGCAGATTGGCGTTTCTGGACAGGGGCTGTCGGAGTCGCAGCTGAACGATTATGCAGCCAACTTCATTCGTCCGCAGCTGGTGACCGTACCGGGTACGGTGATTCCTCTGCCCTATGGAGGCAAGCAGCGTCAGGTCAATATTGCGATGGATCCGGCGGCGATGCAGTCCAAGGGAGTTGCTCCGGCAGACCTGCTGAACGCCGTTGGGCAGCAGAATGTGGTGACTCCGTCGGGGACCATCAAAATTGGCCAGACGGAGTATGACGTCCGTACTAACGGTACTCCGCGCACGGTAGAGGAACTTTCGCGGATTCCGGTGAAACAGGTAAACGGGACGACGATCTATCTGCGGGATGTCGCGAGCGTAAGCGACGGTTTTCAGGTCCAGACGAATGTGGTTCGACAGGATGGCCGGCGCGGCGTGCTGATCTCCATCCTGAAGAACGGAAACGCCTCTACGCTGGATGTGGTGAAGGGCGTCAGGGATGTGCTGCCGCATGCGGCGGCCACGGTGCCTCCGGAGCTGAAGATGACTCTGCTGTCGGACCAGAGCATCTTTGTGCGTGGAGCAGTTGAGGGCGTCATTCGAGAGGCGGTGATTGCCGCCGTCCTGACGGCGATCATGATCCTGGTGTTTCTGGGAAGCTGGCGCTCGACGCTGATCATTGCGGTCTCGATCCCTCTGTCGATTCTTACGTCGGTGATTGTTCTAAGCCTGATGGGCGAGACGATCAACACGATGACGCTGGGCGGCCTTGCACTGGCAGTAGGAATTCTGGTGGACGACGCCACGGTCACGATTGAGAACATCGAGCGATTTCTAGAGGAGGGATTTCCGCTGCGCGAGGCAATTCTGGAAGGGGCGGCGCAGATCTCCGTGCCTGCACTCGTCTCGACGCTCTGCATCTGCATCGTGTTTCTTCCGATGTTCTTCCTGGGCGGCGTAGCGCGGTACCTGTTCGTTCCGCTGGCTGAGGCAGTCGTCTTCGCCATGCTGGCCAGCTATGTCCTCAGCCGTACGCTGGTCCCAACGCTTGCGATGTTTCTGCTGCGTGAGCACAGCCATGTGATGCCGGGCAACGGTTTCTTTGCCCGTTTCCAGCGTGCGTTCGAATATGGTTTTGAGCGGATCCGTTCGGGATACCACGGATTGCTGGCGAGGCTGGTGGCGAAGAGGAGAGCCTTCGTTCCTGCATTTCTGCTGGCCTGTCTTGCAGCGTTTTTACTGGTTCCGTTCATGGGAGAAGACTTCTTTCCGGACACGGACAGCGGTCAGTTTATCCTCCATGTCCGCGGTACGCCGGGGCTGCGTATCGAAGAGACGGCCAGGCTGTTTGACTTGGTCGAGGATGAGATCCGGCGGGAGATTCCCGCGGACGAGATCGACAATATCCTGGACAACATTGGACTGCCGTACAGCCCGATGAATACACAGCATCTGACGAACGGGACAATAGGGGCAAGCGACGGCGATGTGATGGTGACGTTGAAGGAGCATCATCATCCGACGGAGCGTTACATTCGCGTGCTAAGAGATACGCTGCCGCGCAAGTTCCCGAATGCCACCTTCTACATGCTTCCGGCGGACATTACGACACAAATTCTGAACTTCGGCCTGCCTGCGCCGATCGATGTTCAATTGGAGGGCAACGACGTCGAGGCAAGTAAAGAGCAGGCAGACAAGATTCTGGCCCAGCTGCGTACCGTCCCCGGACTGACGGACCTCCGTATCCAGCAGCCATTCAACTATCCCACCCTGGATCTGAATGTCGACCGGACCAAGGCGGCGCAGGGCGGCTATACGGAGCGTGACGTCGCGACCAGTGTTCTGAATACGCTGAGCGGAAGTTTCCAAGTTACTCCAATGTTCTTTTTGAACTGGAGAAACCACATTAACTACTTCATCGTGGCCCAGACGCCGCAGTACAAGATGTCCTCGATCCAGGACCTGAGCAATATCCCGATCAACCGCACGACGGCCGGCCCTCCGGGCAGCTCGACGGCGCCGGCAATCCTTGCCAATCTTGCGACGGTTAAGCGCGGTCATGAGATGTCGGTGATCAACCAGGTCAACCTGCGCCGCGTTGTCGATATCTATGGCAATGTGCAGGGCCGCGACCTTGGAGCCGTGAGCAGAGACATCCAGAAGATTCTCGATAAGAATAGAAAGGACCTTCCGCGCGGCACCTTCATCACCCTGAAAGGCCAGGTGGAGACGATGCGGGCTTCATATATCGGGCTGATTGGCGGACTCTTCTTCTCGATCGTCCTGGTCTACCTGTTGATCGTTGTGAACTTCCAGAGCTGGACCGATCCATTCATCATCATTACGGCTCTTCCGGCGGCGCTTGCGGGCATCATTCTATTTCTGTTTCTGACAGGGACCACCCTGAGCGTTCCTGCTCTGATGGGAGCCATTATGTGCATGGGCGTAGCGACGGCGAACAGCATCCTGGTGATCTCGTTTGCCAAGACGCAGCTGGAGGAGCATGACAATGCGATCAGGGCCGCCATCGAGGCTGGGACGACGCGTTTTCGCCCGGTCATTATGACGGCCCTGGCGATGATTATCGGCATGGTTCCTATGGCGTTGGGGATGGGTGACGGCGGTGAGCAGAACGCGCCGCTGGGTAGAGCAGTGATTGGTGGACTATTGTGTGCCACGGTCGCGACCCTGGTGTTTGTTCCAAGCGTGTTTGCACTGATTCACGGAAGTGAAGGGCGTCGGAGAAGCCGCGAGCGCAAACGGCTGGTGAAGGAGCACGCATGA
- a CDS encoding efflux RND transporter periplasmic adaptor subunit: protein MSHNGGKNLEEGMPVEQTTDSAQTDVVPAHREEASSNPPEGGPGSGKVIGILFAIALMAAIVYGVRVRSSQEKELAKATDEAAIPTVNVTHPQTGSAAQELILPGNVQAFTETPIYSRTNGYLKKWYFDIGSRVRKGQLLAEIETPEVDQQLQQSRAELERIEANMQLAGVTSNRWQSLLAKHAVSQQEADQARSNYIAAQAAVDASKANVRRLEQLQSYEKIIAPFDGVITVRNTDIGDLITAGSGSTNPRELFHLAATGKLRVYASVPEIYADSIHNGDKAYLTQDSNPSVKIQGVIVRNANAIDHATRTLNVEVDVDNHDGALLPGAYVFVHFHIPGGSNTVTIPANTLLFRSEGLRAAVVRNDHVQLTPITIGHDYGSTLEVTSGLTESDEIVLDPSDSLTNGAPVRVNRKAKGSR, encoded by the coding sequence ATGAGCCACAACGGTGGAAAGAACCTGGAGGAAGGTATGCCCGTAGAACAGACGACGGATTCGGCACAGACGGATGTCGTCCCGGCTCATCGCGAGGAGGCTTCGAGTAATCCGCCTGAAGGCGGTCCCGGCAGCGGCAAGGTAATCGGCATTTTATTTGCTATAGCGTTGATGGCGGCGATTGTGTATGGGGTCCGTGTGCGCTCCTCGCAGGAGAAGGAGCTTGCAAAGGCGACCGATGAAGCTGCAATTCCCACCGTGAATGTGACGCATCCACAAACTGGGTCGGCCGCGCAGGAGCTGATCCTTCCGGGCAATGTGCAGGCGTTTACCGAAACGCCGATCTATTCGCGCACGAATGGCTACCTGAAGAAGTGGTACTTCGACATTGGCTCGCGGGTGCGTAAAGGACAGTTGCTGGCTGAGATTGAAACCCCTGAGGTCGATCAGCAGCTGCAGCAGTCGAGGGCCGAGCTGGAGAGGATTGAGGCCAATATGCAGCTGGCTGGTGTGACGAGCAATCGTTGGCAGAGCCTGCTGGCCAAACACGCTGTCTCGCAGCAGGAGGCCGACCAGGCACGCAGTAACTACATTGCTGCGCAGGCCGCCGTAGATGCCAGCAAGGCGAACGTACGGCGCCTGGAGCAACTGCAGAGTTATGAGAAGATCATCGCTCCGTTCGATGGCGTGATTACCGTTCGCAATACGGATATAGGCGACCTGATCACGGCAGGCTCCGGCTCGACGAATCCTCGCGAACTCTTTCATCTGGCCGCGACAGGAAAGCTGCGCGTGTATGCCTCGGTCCCTGAGATCTATGCCGATTCGATTCACAACGGCGATAAGGCATACCTGACGCAGGACTCGAATCCGAGCGTGAAGATTCAGGGTGTGATTGTACGGAATGCAAATGCAATTGATCACGCGACCCGCACGCTGAATGTGGAAGTGGACGTAGACAATCACGATGGCGCATTGCTGCCGGGAGCGTACGTGTTTGTGCACTTCCATATACCTGGCGGAAGCAATACGGTTACGATTCCCGCCAATACACTGCTGTTCCGCTCCGAAGGGCTGCGTGCGGCCGTGGTTCGCAACGATCATGTGCAGCTGACGCCGATCACGATTGGACACGACTATGGCAGTACGCTTGAAGTGACGTCGGGGCTTACGGAATCGGATGAGATCGTGCTGGATCCTTCGGATTCGCTGACCAATGGAGCGCCGGTGCGGGTGAACCGTAAGGCGAAAGGAAGCCGATGA
- a CDS encoding TolC family protein — protein sequence MNRFRTVVVTGVLLSGAGASGWGQGTGGTPAPVKLTVADAEAIAIKNHPQISTAKLLALAEGEVTRQAKAAELPTVTGSLTAVDAHDGGRLTAGVLNNPVLYTRAAGGVSVSQLITDFGRTRNLVSSAALNARAQQSSELATEADIKLAVDQAFYRALAAQSVVNVAKKTVSFRQDTANLVGSLANAKLKSTLDESFAEVNLNQAQVLLLDAQNEEDAAFADLSNVLGYERQQNFQLVDRMGQSKAPVQDIDSLTMLAFQSRPDLAALNEQQQAAEKYRKAEHELWRPTISALADAGGAPVRSDAITSNWYGAAGVNINIPVFNGGLYSARAKEADYRASAAQEQVRALRNTIARDVRVSWLAAQSAYQKIGVTAKLLNQANQALDLAQTRYKLGLSSIVELSQAQLAQTSAEIGNTNARYDYQRSLAAIRYQTGQ from the coding sequence GTGAACAGGTTTAGAACGGTTGTTGTTACGGGAGTTCTTCTGTCGGGTGCAGGCGCTTCGGGCTGGGGACAGGGTACCGGTGGTACTCCTGCTCCCGTGAAGCTGACGGTGGCCGATGCCGAAGCGATTGCAATCAAGAATCATCCGCAGATTTCTACAGCGAAGCTACTGGCGCTGGCCGAAGGAGAGGTAACGCGGCAGGCAAAGGCAGCGGAGCTTCCTACAGTAACCGGCAGCCTGACTGCGGTCGACGCGCACGATGGCGGGCGGCTTACGGCAGGCGTGCTGAACAATCCGGTTCTGTATACGAGAGCGGCGGGGGGAGTCTCCGTGAGCCAATTGATCACGGATTTCGGCCGTACACGAAATCTGGTGAGCAGTGCGGCACTGAATGCACGGGCCCAGCAGTCGAGCGAGCTTGCGACCGAGGCGGATATCAAGCTGGCTGTCGATCAGGCGTTTTATCGCGCGCTGGCCGCCCAATCGGTCGTGAACGTAGCGAAGAAGACAGTGTCGTTTCGACAGGATACGGCGAACCTGGTTGGCTCTTTGGCGAATGCGAAGTTGAAATCGACGCTGGATGAAAGCTTTGCCGAGGTAAATCTGAACCAGGCCCAGGTGCTTCTGCTCGACGCGCAGAATGAAGAGGATGCGGCGTTCGCAGATTTGAGCAATGTGCTTGGGTATGAGCGCCAGCAGAATTTTCAGCTGGTGGATCGTATGGGCCAATCGAAGGCTCCTGTGCAGGATATCGATTCGCTGACGATGCTGGCCTTCCAATCGCGGCCCGATCTTGCTGCTTTAAATGAGCAGCAACAGGCGGCGGAGAAATATCGGAAGGCGGAACACGAGCTGTGGCGTCCTACGATCTCCGCTTTGGCGGATGCCGGAGGAGCGCCGGTGCGGTCGGATGCGATTACATCGAACTGGTATGGAGCAGCCGGGGTGAACATTAATATTCCTGTGTTCAATGGCGGACTGTATTCGGCCCGGGCAAAAGAAGCGGATTACCGGGCCAGCGCGGCGCAGGAGCAGGTTCGTGCGTTGCGGAACACGATCGCGCGAGATGTCAGGGTGTCTTGGCTGGCTGCGCAATCGGCGTACCAGAAGATTGGCGTGACGGCCAAGCTTCTAAATCAGGCCAATCAGGCGCTCGATCTGGCGCAGACACGGTACAAGCTGGGGCTGAGCAGTATTGTCGAGTTGAGCCAGGCGCAGCTGGCCCAGACATCGGCAGAGATCGGCAACACGAACGCGCGATATGACTACCAGCGGTCGCTGGCTGCGATTCGTTACCAGACGGGGCAGTAG
- a CDS encoding efflux RND transporter periplasmic adaptor subunit, with protein sequence MGAVAGCKKSEDGNTAEAATTPRVAVVPVMRQALTKNLTVAGEFIPFQEVELHAKVAGYIRKINVDIGDRVRKGQVLATLEIPELTAQVSGAEAGIRHSQEEIALAKSQVARAEADHNALHIAAERLKQAAAARPGMIAQQEIDDAEAKDAASEAQVAVAKATVAAQQQQADVARAEHLHYSSLASYSRITAPFDGIVTWRYADTGALIQAGTSNAGSMPVVKVAEVKVLRLRIPVPESLAGYVREGDTADVQVQATGDHFTGKVVRTTGALDRATRSLQVEVDVPNPKSKLTPGMYADVTLQIAGNPSALTIPVQALDQGSNGTSVLVVDGSNEVQRRAVRVGLTTPDKVQILDGVHQGEQVIVGNLASYEPGQKVNPRASAMAGSGKEE encoded by the coding sequence GTGGGAGCTGTTGCGGGGTGCAAGAAGAGTGAAGACGGAAATACGGCGGAGGCGGCTACGACGCCCCGGGTTGCGGTTGTGCCGGTGATGCGCCAAGCGCTGACGAAGAACCTGACGGTCGCGGGCGAGTTTATTCCTTTTCAGGAGGTAGAACTGCACGCCAAGGTCGCAGGGTATATCCGGAAGATCAATGTCGACATTGGCGACAGGGTCCGCAAAGGACAGGTGCTGGCGACGCTTGAAATTCCCGAGCTTACGGCGCAGGTCTCAGGCGCCGAGGCCGGGATACGGCACAGCCAGGAAGAGATTGCACTTGCCAAGAGCCAGGTGGCGCGGGCCGAGGCCGATCACAATGCGCTGCATATCGCTGCCGAACGTCTGAAGCAGGCTGCAGCGGCCCGGCCGGGAATGATTGCCCAGCAAGAGATCGACGATGCCGAGGCGAAAGACGCCGCATCGGAGGCGCAGGTGGCCGTCGCCAAGGCTACCGTGGCAGCCCAGCAGCAACAGGCGGATGTCGCCAGGGCTGAGCATCTGCACTACTCATCGCTCGCGAGCTACTCGCGGATTACGGCGCCGTTCGATGGGATTGTGACGTGGCGGTACGCCGATACGGGAGCCCTGATTCAGGCAGGGACCTCGAATGCAGGATCGATGCCTGTGGTGAAAGTCGCCGAAGTGAAGGTGCTGCGCTTGCGCATTCCGGTTCCGGAGTCGCTGGCAGGTTATGTGCGTGAGGGCGACACAGCCGACGTTCAAGTGCAGGCGACAGGCGACCACTTTACGGGCAAGGTAGTGCGGACGACGGGAGCGTTGGACCGCGCGACGCGAAGCCTGCAGGTGGAAGTAGACGTGCCGAATCCGAAGTCGAAGCTGACCCCGGGGATGTACGCAGATGTGACGCTGCAGATTGCAGGGAATCCGAGTGCGCTGACGATTCCGGTGCAGGCGCTGGATCAAGGGTCGAACGGAACGTCGGTGCTGGTGGTCGACGGAAGCAATGAAGTGCAGCGGAGGGCGGTGCGAGTGGGGCTGACGACTCCGGACAAGGTACAGATTCTGGATGGCGTTCACCAGGGAGAGCAGGTGATTGTGGGCAATCTCGCCTCGTATGAGCCTGGGCAGAAGGTGAATCCGCGGGCGAGCGCCATGGCGGGCAGCGGGAAGGAGGAGTAG
- a CDS encoding LysR family transcriptional regulator, which yields MELRHLRYLVAAAENGSFSGAARRLHVAQSAISEQLSDLEQEIGVQLFTRSSRKTSLTPAGELFLAEARQILADADHAVETARRAQRGEIGSLSIGFFAGSVGVNFPRLIRSFRKQHPGVRLSMVEMTSTRQWQALVTGEIDVGFTRRVEPEFRTDLISEILHQDPIVAIVPKGHPVAPGPVDLRDLASEPFVLSSRDTSPAVFDKVIELCSEAGFSPRIASISSVWSSVAVMVQAGEGIALLPLNQQQSRTRDLAFCPLLAKDAFVDFVMTWSPQHDSDLNRSFRLLAKTHSTGPGMRPY from the coding sequence ATGGAGCTGCGCCACCTTCGTTACCTCGTCGCCGCCGCAGAAAACGGCAGCTTCAGCGGAGCCGCCCGCCGGCTCCACGTCGCCCAATCCGCCATCAGCGAACAGCTCTCAGACCTCGAGCAGGAGATCGGCGTCCAGCTCTTCACCCGCTCGTCCAGAAAGACCAGCCTCACCCCCGCCGGAGAGCTCTTCCTCGCCGAAGCGCGGCAGATCCTGGCGGATGCCGACCACGCCGTAGAGACCGCGCGCCGCGCCCAGCGTGGCGAGATCGGCTCCCTCAGCATCGGCTTCTTCGCCGGCAGCGTAGGGGTCAACTTCCCCCGGCTCATCCGTTCCTTCCGCAAGCAGCATCCCGGCGTACGCCTCTCCATGGTGGAGATGACCTCCACCCGTCAGTGGCAGGCCCTTGTCACCGGAGAGATCGACGTGGGCTTTACCCGTCGCGTCGAACCCGAGTTCCGCACCGACCTCATCTCCGAGATCCTCCATCAGGATCCCATCGTCGCTATCGTTCCCAAGGGGCACCCCGTCGCGCCCGGCCCCGTCGACCTCCGCGATCTCGCAAGCGAGCCCTTCGTGCTCTCCTCCCGCGATACCTCGCCTGCCGTCTTCGATAAGGTCATCGAACTCTGCTCCGAGGCTGGCTTCTCCCCGCGCATCGCCAGCATCTCCAGTGTCTGGTCCAGTGTCGCCGTGATGGTACAGGCTGGCGAGGGGATCGCTTTGCTCCCTCTCAACCAGCAACAGTCACGTACACGCGATCTCGCCTTTTGCCCCTTGCTCGCCAAGGACGCCTTCGTCGATTTTGTGATGACATGGTCGCCACAGCACGACAGCGACCTGAATCGCAGCTTCCGTCTACTGGCAAAGACGCATTCCACCGGACCTGGAATGCGTCCCTATTAG
- a CDS encoding efflux RND transporter permease subunit, which translates to MSGFSIRYPFFIIMMCLIVAVVGSVTVARMPVDLFPDINIPVVVVATFYNGMPPEQIEASITNPFERFFTLGSGIDHIESRSLTGVSLIKVYFQPGTNPDAAVGTISNLAMAQLRRLPPGTLPPVVLKFDASSLPVCLITLKGQGLNETELHDLGQYTVRNQIASVPGASVPQPFGGKYRQIQVYVDPVKLQANQLSLMDVVRSVNESNAILPSGDVRIGPKDFNIYTNAQAPTTADINRMPLRSVGNGQLLVSDIGTAKDASAIQTNIVRVDGQHSVYLPILKQGGGGSTIAVVNGVRAAIGKLLDVPKTLVTKVVFDQSEFVKTAITNLGSEGAIGLVLTAMMILVFLGNFRATVAVMLSIPLSALAAFLALNMGGGTINSMVLGGLALAFSRLIDNSVVVLENIFRHMEMGKPAEQAAEEGGREVALPVLAATFTTAIVFFPVVFLYGVSRFLFIALALSVVLSLFASFVVAMTVVPLFCAKFLKNAHHEAGHHEGGNPFQRFVRWFNRRYDRGLMQYDILVRRSLLRPAAVVLSVVGVFFFSLGLYPFLGLAFFPRTDPGQFVINVKAPTGTRLEVTDQYIARVEKDIRAVVPAKDLGMIVSNIGITPDFSAIYTSNSGQHTAFVQVSLKKEHEVSSFEYMNRVRAKLHDDLPELSTYFQTGGLVDAVVNLGLPAPIDIQVGGSNMGEAYRTATDLAKKIKGLKGVSDVLIPQDLDYPGIQLNVNREMTAKLGLTPREVVDNVITALSSNGMIAPSYWVDPKSGNNYLLTVQYPDTQVKSMTDFQQIPLRSKDGKSVTTLGEAASVKYIDTPTEVDHYQLRRVIDVYVSPSSEDLGGVASRVDKVIANEHIPDTVRVAVRGSVEGMRQSFKSFGIGLILSIVLVYLILMAQFASFVDPLIILLAVPPGITGVIVFLLVTHTTLNVMSLMGVIMMTGIVVSNSILIVEFTRTLRGEGMPIEEAVGMACRVRLRPVLMTSLATILGMVPMALALEAGSEQYAPLARAIIGGLSVSVIVTVFVVPAAYLLVHRKEEQKDGALQQQQEEAREQV; encoded by the coding sequence ATGTCAGGATTTTCGATACGCTATCCGTTCTTCATCATCATGATGTGCCTGATCGTCGCCGTGGTCGGTTCGGTGACGGTGGCGCGCATGCCGGTGGACCTATTTCCAGATATCAATATTCCTGTTGTTGTCGTTGCGACGTTTTATAACGGGATGCCTCCGGAGCAGATTGAGGCGAGCATTACGAACCCGTTTGAGCGCTTCTTCACTCTGGGAAGCGGCATCGATCACATTGAGTCACGGTCGCTAACAGGCGTCAGCCTGATCAAGGTGTACTTTCAGCCGGGGACGAATCCGGATGCGGCGGTGGGCACGATATCGAATCTGGCGATGGCGCAGTTGCGCCGTCTGCCACCCGGTACGCTGCCGCCGGTAGTACTGAAGTTCGACGCATCAAGTCTCCCTGTGTGTCTGATTACGCTGAAGGGCCAAGGGTTAAATGAGACGGAACTGCACGACCTGGGTCAGTACACCGTCCGTAATCAGATCGCCAGCGTGCCCGGAGCTTCGGTTCCGCAGCCGTTCGGAGGAAAGTACCGGCAGATCCAGGTCTATGTAGACCCGGTGAAGCTGCAGGCAAACCAGTTGAGTCTGATGGATGTGGTTCGGTCGGTGAACGAGTCGAACGCGATTCTGCCTTCCGGTGACGTTCGCATTGGGCCGAAGGACTTCAATATCTATACCAACGCCCAGGCTCCGACGACAGCGGACATCAACCGCATGCCACTGCGAAGCGTGGGAAATGGGCAGCTGCTGGTCTCAGATATTGGTACGGCAAAGGACGCTTCGGCCATTCAGACCAATATCGTGCGCGTGGACGGACAGCACTCGGTCTATCTGCCGATTCTGAAGCAGGGCGGTGGTGGAAGCACAATCGCGGTCGTCAACGGAGTTCGAGCTGCTATCGGCAAGCTGCTGGACGTGCCCAAAACGCTGGTCACGAAGGTGGTGTTCGACCAGTCGGAGTTTGTAAAGACAGCCATCACAAACCTGGGGAGCGAGGGCGCCATCGGCCTGGTGTTGACGGCGATGATGATTCTCGTCTTCCTGGGGAATTTTCGCGCGACGGTTGCCGTCATGCTCTCGATTCCGCTCTCGGCGCTGGCGGCATTTCTCGCGCTGAATATGGGGGGAGGAACCATCAACAGCATGGTGCTGGGCGGACTGGCGCTGGCGTTCTCCCGGTTGATCGATAACTCGGTCGTCGTGCTGGAGAATATCTTCCGCCATATGGAGATGGGCAAACCCGCCGAGCAGGCTGCCGAAGAGGGGGGCCGCGAGGTTGCACTGCCGGTACTGGCGGCGACGTTTACCACGGCGATTGTGTTCTTCCCGGTGGTCTTCCTTTATGGTGTCAGCCGGTTTCTGTTTATAGCGCTGGCGCTATCGGTGGTTCTGTCGTTGTTCGCTTCGTTTGTGGTGGCGATGACGGTGGTTCCGCTTTTCTGCGCAAAGTTTCTGAAGAATGCGCATCATGAGGCTGGGCACCACGAGGGGGGCAATCCCTTCCAAAGGTTTGTCCGCTGGTTCAACCGCCGCTATGACCGGGGGCTGATGCAGTACGACATCCTGGTACGGCGAAGCCTGCTACGCCCTGCAGCGGTTGTGCTGAGCGTGGTGGGCGTCTTCTTCTTCAGCCTTGGCCTGTATCCGTTTCTTGGGCTGGCGTTCTTTCCGCGAACCGATCCAGGACAGTTTGTCATCAACGTGAAGGCTCCGACGGGCACGCGGCTGGAGGTAACGGACCAGTACATCGCGCGTGTGGAGAAGGATATCCGCGCCGTGGTTCCGGCGAAGGACCTTGGCATGATCGTGTCGAACATCGGCATCACCCCGGATTTTTCGGCAATCTACACCAGCAACTCCGGACAGCACACGGCATTTGTGCAGGTCAGCCTGAAGAAGGAACACGAGGTCAGCAGCTTTGAGTATATGAACCGGGTGCGCGCAAAGCTACACGATGATCTTCCAGAGCTATCGACGTACTTCCAGACCGGCGGCCTGGTGGATGCGGTCGTCAATCTTGGATTGCCGGCTCCAATCGACATTCAGGTTGGCGGAAGCAATATGGGCGAGGCCTATCGGACAGCCACAGATCTGGCGAAGAAGATCAAGGGGCTGAAGGGTGTGAGCGACGTGCTGATTCCGCAGGATCTGGACTATCCGGGGATTCAGCTCAATGTAAATCGAGAGATGACGGCCAAGCTGGGTCTGACGCCGAGAGAAGTGGTAGACAACGTCATCACGGCACTGAGCTCGAATGGCATGATCGCTCCGAGTTACTGGGTCGATCCGAAGAGCGGAAATAACTACCTGTTGACGGTGCAGTATCCGGACACGCAGGTGAAGTCGATGACGGATTTCCAACAGATTCCATTGCGGTCGAAGGATGGGAAGAGCGTGACCACGCTGGGTGAGGCGGCCAGCGTAAAGTACATCGATACCCCGACCGAGGTGGATCACTACCAGTTGCGTCGCGTGATCGATGTGTACGTGTCGCCTTCGAGCGAAGACCTGGGAGGCGTTGCAAGCCGCGTCGACAAGGTGATTGCGAACGAGCATATTCCGGACACAGTCCGGGTGGCAGTGCGCGGCTCCGTCGAGGGGATGCGGCAGTCTTTCAAGAGCTTCGGCATCGGACTGATCCTGTCGATCGTGCTGGTTTACCTGATCCTGATGGCTCAGTTTGCGTCGTTCGTCGATCCTCTGATTATTCTTCTGGCGGTTCCACCGGGCATTACGGGGGTGATCGTCTTCCTTCTGGTTACACACACGACGCTGAACGTGATGTCGCTGATGGGAGTGATCATGATGACCGGCATCGTGGTCTCGAACTCGATTCTGATCGTCGAGTTCACACGCACGCTGCGAGGAGAAGGAATGCCGATCGAAGAGGCTGTGGGAATGGCGTGCCGGGTGCGTCTGCGTCCGGTGCTGATGACCTCGCTGGCGACGATTCTGGGCATGGTTCCGATGGCGCTTGCGCTCGAGGCAGGCAGCGAGCAGTATGCACCGCTGGCACGAGCCATCATTGGAGGGCTTTCCGTATCGGTCATTGTGACGGTCTTCGTCGTTCCAGCGGCTTATCTGCTGGTGCATCGCAAAGAGGAGCAGAAAGATGGAGCTTTACAGCAGCAGCAGGAGGAAGCCCGTGAACAGGTTTAG